From a region of the Stenotrophomonas sp. BIO128-Bstrain genome:
- a CDS encoding site-specific integrase, which produces MTELDRYLDAATRQNTVRSYASALRHFEVEWQGHLPATPDSVARYLAAYAQTLATSTLRQRLAAIASWHRDHGFVDPTRSPLVRKVLKGIQTLHPGQVKQAAPLQIRRLVELDDWLAAAIAAARARGDGAAALRHQRDRALVLLGFWRGFRGDELLRLDVAHLTLVPGQGMTCFLPRSKGDRRAAGVTYKVPALSRLCPVEATQVWLQAADLQEGPVFRAVNQWGQVSAEGLHPNSLVRLLRELLTSAGFADAGLHSSHSLRRGFASWANDQGWDMKALMEYVGWRDVQSAMRYLDGRDPFARDRIEASLPSPTAPVPAMALPAPEGKSALQLRLRMVLTPFARAGRGAAKARGRIEEICLAPFQAVRLNTASSEYRLTVPTDPDRDLDEILATLLDDMHRMADTHQCFLEASLNTDDGRHWD; this is translated from the coding sequence GTGACCGAACTGGACCGCTACCTCGATGCGGCCACGCGCCAGAACACGGTGCGCAGCTATGCGTCGGCGCTGCGGCACTTTGAAGTCGAGTGGCAAGGCCACCTCCCAGCGACACCTGACAGCGTGGCCCGATACCTGGCCGCGTATGCGCAGACCCTGGCCACCAGCACCCTTCGCCAACGCCTGGCGGCCATCGCCTCTTGGCACCGCGACCACGGATTTGTCGATCCCACCCGGTCGCCGCTGGTGCGCAAGGTGCTCAAAGGCATCCAGACCCTGCACCCCGGGCAGGTCAAGCAAGCCGCGCCGCTTCAGATTCGGCGGCTGGTCGAGCTCGACGACTGGCTGGCCGCTGCGATCGCGGCGGCACGCGCGCGGGGCGACGGAGCGGCAGCGCTGCGCCACCAACGGGACCGAGCGCTGGTGCTGCTCGGATTCTGGCGTGGCTTTCGCGGCGATGAACTGCTGCGTCTGGACGTGGCCCATCTCACGCTGGTGCCGGGACAGGGGATGACCTGTTTCCTGCCGCGCAGCAAGGGCGATCGCCGAGCGGCCGGCGTTACCTACAAGGTGCCGGCGTTGTCGCGGCTGTGCCCGGTGGAGGCGACCCAGGTGTGGCTGCAGGCGGCCGACCTGCAGGAAGGACCGGTATTTCGGGCGGTCAACCAATGGGGCCAGGTGAGCGCCGAAGGCCTCCATCCCAATAGCTTGGTGCGCCTGCTACGCGAGTTGCTGACCAGTGCCGGCTTTGCCGATGCGGGGCTCCACAGCAGCCATTCGTTGCGCCGCGGCTTTGCCAGTTGGGCCAACGACCAAGGCTGGGACATGAAGGCGTTGATGGAGTACGTGGGCTGGCGCGATGTGCAGTCGGCCATGCGCTACCTGGATGGGCGTGACCCGTTTGCCCGGGACCGCATTGAAGCGAGCCTACCCAGTCCAACCGCGCCGGTACCGGCGATGGCACTGCCGGCACCCGAGGGCAAATCTGCGCTGCAGCTCCGTCTGCGCATGGTGCTGACCCCGTTTGCCCGCGCGGGCCGCGGCGCGGCCAAGGCCCGGGGCCGGATTGAAGAGATCTGCTTGGCTCCGTTCCAGGCAGTGCGTCTGAACACCGCCAGCAGCGAGTACCGGTTAACTGTTCCCACCGATCCCGATCGGGATCTGGATGAAATCCTGGCCACGTTGCTCGATGACATGCACCGCATGGCCGATACGCACCAGTGTTTCCTGGAAGCGTCTCTCAATACAGACGACGGCCGGCACTGGGATTGA
- a CDS encoding helix-turn-helix domain-containing protein — protein MKISEAADASGCHLETIRYYERIGLLPRPGRSGNGYRVYGPADIERLRFIARGRDLGFSLEEVRSLLQLAGDEELSCGDVDRLARSHLTDVRARMADLQRMASELERVIASCHGGQRAECTILSTLRQPVAVEATRQ, from the coding sequence ATGAAAATCAGTGAGGCTGCCGACGCCAGTGGATGCCACCTGGAGACGATCCGCTATTACGAGCGGATCGGCCTGCTGCCGCGCCCGGGGCGCTCGGGCAATGGCTACCGGGTCTATGGCCCGGCCGACATCGAGCGGCTGCGCTTCATTGCGCGCGGCCGGGACCTAGGCTTCAGCCTAGAGGAGGTCCGCAGCCTGCTGCAGCTGGCCGGCGATGAGGAGCTTTCGTGCGGGGACGTGGATCGGCTGGCACGCAGCCATCTGACCGACGTGCGGGCGCGCATGGCCGACCTGCAGCGCATGGCCAGCGAGTTGGAACGGGTGATTGCCAGTTGCCACGGTGGGCAGCGGGCGGAATGCACCATCCTGTCGACCCTGCGGCAGCCGGTCGCTGTGGAGGCCACGCGCCAGTGA
- a CDS encoding cation transporter produces the protein MSDCGCHHEAKNAQERRVLWIALALNAAMAVIGGIAGWIAHSTGLLADALDMLSDATAYAIGLVAIGRTARFKANAAWVSGSVLLVLGVGVLVEVGRRVMYGAEPVSGWMIGTALLSLAVNMTVLRMLAPLKSGEVHLRATWLFTRADVVANVGVILAGLLVWWLASPYPDFVIGALIGLYVIKEAFEILGDARRARADARKTAV, from the coding sequence ATGAGTGATTGCGGCTGCCACCACGAGGCCAAGAATGCGCAGGAGCGGCGCGTCCTCTGGATCGCCCTAGCGTTGAACGCGGCGATGGCCGTGATCGGCGGCATCGCCGGCTGGATTGCCCATTCCACTGGCCTACTGGCCGACGCTCTGGACATGCTGTCCGATGCCACCGCCTATGCCATTGGCCTGGTCGCTATCGGGCGCACGGCGCGATTCAAGGCCAATGCCGCGTGGGTCAGCGGCAGCGTGCTGCTTGTGCTGGGTGTGGGCGTGTTGGTTGAGGTCGGCCGTCGCGTGATGTACGGCGCCGAGCCGGTCAGCGGCTGGATGATTGGCACCGCCCTGCTGTCGCTGGCGGTCAATATGACCGTGCTGCGCATGCTGGCGCCGCTAAAGTCCGGCGAAGTGCATCTGCGAGCCACCTGGCTGTTCACCCGGGCTGATGTGGTCGCCAATGTTGGCGTGATCCTGGCCGGCCTGCTGGTCTGGTGGCTGGCCAGTCCGTACCCGGATTTCGTGATCGGCGCCCTGATCGGCCTGTACGTGATCAAGGAGGCCTTCGAGATCTTGGGTGATGCCCGCCGGGCACGTGCCGACGCGCGCAAGACGGCTGTATGA
- a CDS encoding TolC family protein: MHVRLAAIAAWLLLGGAMATPASAAELMTLDDAFARVAQTHPELRLVDARANVLAAERDQAVQRPPWTVGAEVENALGTGAARGLDSAELTLSLSSVLERGGKLDARRTLAQGRIDALAVQRETGRLDLLAETAQRYLAVVGADRQRKLANMDVGQRQRTVAAARQRLQAGASPESVVLTAQAALARAELTRDRAEQQRIAARQHLAALWGERAPSFEVAAADPMVLPAIASMQTLAEELERTPELAQFADARRIAQARLQLARSAAAPDLSWQLGVRRLQESDDTALVASLSMPLGSRSRAQPEIRAGEAELEVLAIERDSKGLSLYSTLVEAHGRYTVAQAEVARLQGDVLPKLARAEQAAERAYRAGAISYLEWAQLQSECTAMAQQQLDVALDAQRALIEIQRLTGQALVTPPAAASTGETP, encoded by the coding sequence ATGCATGTGCGATTGGCGGCGATAGCCGCATGGCTGCTGTTGGGCGGCGCAATGGCGACGCCGGCGTCGGCCGCCGAGTTGATGACCTTGGACGACGCGTTTGCGCGTGTGGCCCAAACCCACCCCGAGCTGCGCCTGGTCGATGCTCGGGCCAACGTGCTCGCTGCCGAGCGCGATCAGGCGGTGCAGCGCCCACCGTGGACGGTCGGTGCAGAGGTCGAAAACGCTTTGGGCACTGGCGCAGCCCGCGGCCTGGACAGCGCGGAACTGACCTTGAGCCTGAGCTCGGTCCTGGAGCGCGGCGGCAAGCTCGACGCCCGCCGCACCTTGGCCCAGGGCCGGATTGATGCACTGGCCGTGCAGCGGGAGACCGGCCGACTGGACCTGCTCGCCGAAACGGCGCAGCGCTACCTGGCCGTGGTCGGTGCCGATCGGCAACGCAAACTGGCGAACATGGATGTCGGTCAGCGCCAGCGGACCGTGGCGGCCGCCCGGCAGCGCCTACAGGCCGGCGCCTCACCAGAATCGGTGGTGCTCACCGCCCAAGCTGCACTGGCGCGGGCCGAGCTGACCCGTGATCGGGCCGAGCAGCAGCGAATCGCCGCTCGTCAGCATCTGGCCGCACTGTGGGGCGAACGTGCTCCCAGCTTCGAGGTGGCTGCGGCCGATCCCATGGTCTTGCCGGCGATCGCGTCCATGCAGACGCTGGCCGAGGAGCTGGAGCGGACTCCGGAACTGGCGCAGTTTGCCGACGCCCGTCGGATCGCGCAGGCACGACTGCAGCTGGCGCGTTCGGCGGCCGCGCCGGACCTGTCCTGGCAGCTGGGTGTGCGTCGCCTGCAGGAGTCCGATGACACCGCGCTGGTGGCCAGCCTGTCCATGCCGCTGGGCAGCCGCAGCCGTGCACAGCCGGAGATTCGCGCCGGTGAAGCCGAACTGGAGGTGCTGGCAATCGAGCGCGATTCCAAGGGCTTGTCGCTGTATTCCACGTTGGTCGAGGCCCATGGCCGCTACACCGTGGCACAGGCCGAGGTGGCACGGTTGCAAGGCGACGTGCTGCCGAAGCTGGCCCGGGCTGAGCAGGCCGCCGAGCGCGCCTATCGCGCTGGCGCGATCAGCTACCTGGAATGGGCACAGTTGCAGTCCGAATGCACGGCCATGGCCCAGCAGCAGCTGGACGTGGCGCTCGATGCGCAGCGCGCCCTGATCGAAATTCAACGACTGACCGGCCAGGCGCTTGTCACGCCGCCGGCGGCCGCTTCCACTGGAGAGACCCCATGA
- a CDS encoding efflux RND transporter periplasmic adaptor subunit, producing MNRFSWTALGMALMLAACNASAPNEASESGAAAEGEEHGEHEEAPLETKIAAKAAQAAGIQVAPAGPGEIADEHEVQGLLTPIDGRIAQVTARFPGPVRSVRAGVGDQVRAGQALATVESNLSLTTYTVTAPISGVVMARTAAVGMAAAEGAPLFEVAGLSTLWVDLHIFGADVQHIGAGVPVTVTRLSDGVTAQTTLERVLPGTATASQSTIARATVANTDGLWRPGSAVKARVTVDRQSAALVVPITALQTAEDQDVVYVQQGETYHTRPVKLGRRDAERAEVLEGLKAGEQVVVAQSFLIKADIEKSTVEEE from the coding sequence ATGAATCGCTTTTCCTGGACCGCACTGGGCATGGCCCTGATGCTGGCCGCCTGCAACGCGTCGGCCCCCAACGAAGCCTCCGAGAGCGGCGCCGCCGCTGAGGGCGAAGAACACGGTGAGCACGAGGAGGCACCGTTGGAAACCAAGATTGCCGCCAAAGCGGCGCAGGCGGCGGGTATCCAGGTCGCGCCTGCAGGCCCCGGTGAGATTGCCGATGAGCATGAGGTGCAAGGGCTGTTGACCCCGATTGACGGGCGCATCGCGCAGGTCACTGCACGCTTTCCCGGACCGGTCCGCTCCGTGCGAGCCGGCGTGGGCGATCAGGTACGCGCCGGCCAGGCACTGGCCACCGTGGAGAGCAACCTGAGCCTGACCACCTACACCGTCACCGCGCCGATCAGTGGCGTGGTCATGGCGCGTACGGCCGCTGTGGGCATGGCAGCCGCTGAGGGCGCACCGCTGTTCGAGGTAGCGGGCCTGTCCACGCTGTGGGTGGACCTGCACATCTTCGGGGCCGACGTCCAGCACATCGGTGCCGGCGTGCCGGTGACGGTCACCCGCTTGAGCGATGGCGTCACGGCGCAGACCACCTTAGAGCGCGTCCTTCCCGGCACCGCCACCGCCAGCCAAAGCACCATTGCGCGCGCCACGGTGGCCAACACCGATGGCCTGTGGCGGCCCGGTTCGGCGGTCAAGGCGCGGGTGACTGTGGATCGCCAATCGGCAGCGCTGGTGGTGCCGATCACCGCGCTGCAGACCGCTGAAGACCAGGACGTGGTCTACGTGCAGCAGGGCGAGACCTACCACACCCGGCCGGTCAAGCTGGGCCGCCGCGACGCCGAACGCGCCGAAGTACTGGAAGGACTCAAGGCCGGTGAACAGGTGGTGGTGGCTCAGAGCTTCCTGATCAAGGCCGACATCGAAAAGTCCACCGTGGAAGAGGAATGA
- a CDS encoding CusA/CzcA family heavy metal efflux RND transporter: MLERLIGLSIRHRWLTLVLTAALVALGVWSYRHLSIDATPDITNVQVQINTQAPGYSPLEAEQRVTFAIETAMAGLPKLDYSRSLSRYGLSQVTVVFKDGTDLYFARQQVAERLQQISSQLPEGLDPEMGPISTGLGEIFMYTVEAEPNARKPDGTPYTATDLRTLQDWVIRPQLRTTPGVTEVNTIGGFERQIHITPDPAQLVALGFTLNDVVAAVMRNNQNIGAGYIERNGQQFLVRVPGQLANLEAIGNIVLDRRDGVPIRVRDVASVGEGKELRTGAATQNGHEVVVGTAFMLFGANSREVSQAAAAKLDAANASLPAGVHAKAVYDRTALVDRTIGTVSKNLIEGALLVVVVLFLLLGNVRASLITAAVIPLAMLFTIIGMVRGGVSGNLMSLGALDFGLIVDGAVIIIENCLRRFGEAQHALGRQLNDEERYDLTASATAEVIRPSLFGLGIIAAVYLPIFALSGVEGKMFHPMAITVVLALTGAMVLSLTFVPAAIATFLRGRVAEHDNRLMRWSRARYTPLLDWALRRRVVVLAGAAVLVVGCGVLATRLGSEFVPSLDEGDITLQPMRIPGTSLEQSVAMQETLEKRLAQFPEVANIFSKIGTAEVATDPMPPSMADTFLMLKPRDQWPDPRKPKAELVEELEAAAKEIPGSNYEFTQPIQMRTNELISGVRSDVAVKVYGDNLDQLTRLASRVERVMRSVPGAEDVKAEQVSGLPLLTITPDPAALARYGLNPGDVQETVATAIGGSVAGQLIEGDRRFDLVVRLPEAQRQDPAVLADLPIPLPASTSVDESSRLAAGANGGPRTVPLREVAKIQVERGPNQINRENGKRRVVITANVRERDLGGFVGELRTRIGQDVALPEGYWIDYGGTFEQLISATQRLGVVVPVTLALIFALLFMAFGSAKDATIVFSGVPLALTGGVLALALRGIPLSISAGVGFIALSGVAVLNGLVMIAFIRRLREQGDPLDEAVRDGALGRLRPVLMTALVASLGFLPMALNVGAGSEVQRPLATVVIGGIVSSTALTLLVLPVLYRWLHRDRAPRAGGTALESSTP; this comes from the coding sequence ATGCTCGAACGCCTCATTGGGCTGTCCATCCGCCATCGCTGGCTGACGCTGGTGCTCACCGCTGCGCTGGTTGCGCTGGGCGTGTGGAGCTACCGTCACCTTTCCATCGACGCCACGCCGGACATCACCAACGTCCAGGTCCAGATCAACACCCAAGCCCCGGGCTACTCGCCGCTGGAGGCCGAGCAACGGGTGACCTTTGCCATTGAAACGGCCATGGCCGGCCTGCCCAAGCTGGACTACAGCCGCTCGCTGTCGCGTTATGGGCTCTCCCAGGTCACTGTCGTGTTCAAGGACGGCACCGACCTGTACTTTGCCCGCCAGCAGGTCGCTGAGCGCCTGCAGCAGATCTCTTCCCAGCTGCCCGAAGGGTTGGACCCGGAAATGGGCCCCATCTCCACCGGGCTGGGCGAGATTTTCATGTACACCGTGGAGGCCGAGCCCAACGCTCGCAAGCCCGACGGCACCCCGTACACGGCCACGGACCTGCGCACCCTGCAGGACTGGGTGATCCGGCCGCAGCTGCGCACCACGCCGGGCGTCACCGAGGTCAACACCATCGGCGGCTTTGAGCGGCAGATCCACATCACCCCCGACCCGGCCCAGCTGGTGGCGCTGGGCTTCACGTTGAACGACGTGGTCGCCGCGGTCATGCGCAACAATCAGAACATTGGCGCCGGCTACATCGAGCGCAATGGCCAGCAGTTCCTGGTGCGCGTGCCAGGTCAGCTGGCCAATCTAGAGGCGATCGGCAACATCGTGCTGGACCGCCGTGACGGCGTGCCCATCCGGGTGCGCGATGTGGCCAGCGTGGGCGAAGGCAAGGAGCTTCGCACCGGCGCGGCCACCCAGAATGGCCATGAGGTCGTGGTCGGTACCGCCTTCATGCTGTTCGGCGCCAACAGCCGGGAGGTCTCCCAGGCGGCCGCGGCCAAGCTGGACGCCGCCAACGCCAGCTTGCCTGCCGGTGTACATGCCAAGGCCGTCTATGACCGCACCGCGCTGGTGGACCGCACCATCGGCACGGTGTCCAAGAACCTGATCGAGGGCGCGCTGCTGGTGGTGGTGGTGCTGTTCCTGCTGCTAGGCAATGTGCGCGCCTCGTTGATCACCGCGGCGGTGATTCCGCTGGCGATGCTGTTCACCATCATCGGCATGGTGCGTGGCGGCGTATCGGGCAACCTGATGAGTCTGGGTGCGCTGGACTTCGGCCTGATCGTGGACGGGGCGGTGATCATCATCGAGAACTGTCTGCGCCGGTTCGGGGAGGCGCAGCACGCGCTGGGCCGCCAGCTCAACGATGAAGAGCGCTATGACCTGACCGCCTCGGCCACCGCCGAGGTGATCCGTCCCAGCCTGTTTGGCCTGGGCATCATCGCGGCGGTCTACCTGCCGATCTTCGCGCTGTCCGGGGTGGAAGGAAAAATGTTCCACCCGATGGCGATCACGGTGGTGCTCGCCCTTACCGGCGCCATGGTGTTGTCGCTGACCTTCGTGCCGGCGGCGATCGCCACCTTCCTGCGCGGCCGCGTGGCTGAGCACGACAACCGCCTCATGCGCTGGTCGCGGGCCCGCTATACGCCGCTGCTGGATTGGGCACTGCGGCGCCGGGTCGTGGTGCTGGCAGGCGCGGCCGTGCTGGTGGTGGGCTGTGGCGTGCTGGCCACCCGCTTGGGCTCGGAGTTCGTGCCGAGCCTGGATGAGGGCGACATCACCTTGCAGCCCATGCGTATTCCCGGCACCAGCCTGGAGCAGTCGGTGGCTATGCAGGAAACGCTGGAGAAGCGCCTGGCCCAGTTCCCGGAGGTGGCCAACATCTTCTCCAAGATCGGCACCGCCGAGGTGGCCACCGACCCGATGCCCCCGTCGATGGCCGACACCTTCCTGATGCTCAAGCCCCGCGACCAGTGGCCCGATCCGCGCAAGCCCAAGGCCGAGCTGGTGGAAGAGCTGGAGGCGGCGGCCAAGGAAATTCCGGGCAGCAACTACGAGTTCACCCAGCCCATCCAGATGCGCACCAACGAGTTGATCTCCGGCGTCCGTTCGGACGTGGCGGTCAAGGTCTACGGCGACAATCTGGACCAGCTGACGCGTCTGGCCAGCCGGGTCGAGCGGGTGATGCGCAGCGTCCCTGGCGCCGAAGACGTCAAGGCCGAGCAGGTCTCGGGCCTGCCGCTGTTGACCATCACGCCAGATCCGGCGGCATTGGCACGGTATGGCCTGAACCCGGGCGATGTGCAGGAAACGGTGGCCACGGCCATTGGGGGCAGTGTTGCCGGCCAGTTGATCGAGGGCGACCGCCGCTTCGACCTGGTCGTGCGCCTGCCCGAAGCGCAGCGCCAAGACCCCGCTGTGCTGGCAGATCTGCCCATTCCGCTGCCGGCAAGCACCAGTGTCGATGAGTCCAGCCGTCTGGCCGCCGGCGCCAATGGGGGGCCTCGCACGGTGCCGCTGCGGGAAGTGGCCAAGATCCAGGTGGAGCGCGGGCCCAATCAGATCAACCGCGAGAACGGCAAGCGCCGCGTGGTGATCACCGCCAACGTGCGCGAGCGCGATCTGGGCGGGTTCGTCGGCGAGTTGCGCACACGCATCGGCCAGGATGTCGCGCTTCCAGAGGGCTACTGGATCGATTACGGCGGTACCTTCGAGCAGCTGATCTCGGCCACCCAACGCCTGGGCGTGGTCGTTCCGGTGACACTGGCGTTGATCTTTGCTCTGCTGTTCATGGCCTTCGGTTCGGCCAAGGATGCGACCATCGTGTTCAGTGGCGTGCCACTGGCGCTGACCGGCGGTGTACTGGCACTGGCCTTGCGCGGGATTCCGCTGTCGATCTCGGCCGGCGTGGGCTTCATCGCGCTGTCGGGCGTGGCCGTACTCAACGGGCTGGTCATGATCGCCTTCATCCGCCGTCTGCGCGAACAGGGCGATCCGCTGGACGAGGCTGTGCGCGACGGCGCCCTTGGACGCCTGCGGCCGGTGCTGATGACCGCCCTGGTGGCCTCCCTGGGCTTCCTACCCATGGCCTTGAATGTCGGTGCTGGCTCGGAAGTGCAGCGGCCGCTGGCCACTGTCGTCATCGGCGGTATCGTCTCATCCACCGCATTGACCTTATTGGTGCTGCCGGTGCTCTATCGTTGGCTGCATCGCGACCGAGCTCCCCGCGCCGGTGGCACTGCTTTGGAATCTTCGACACCATGA
- a CDS encoding arsenic transporter: MLALAIFIVTLVFVIWQPRGFGIGWSALAGAAVALATGVVGWGDVATVWGIVWDATFTFVALIIISLILDAAGFFEWAALHVARWGGGNGRKLFPLVVLLGAAIAAVFANDGAALLLTPIVLAILLRLNFPPASALAFTVACGFIADTASLPLVVSNLVNIVTANFFDVSFGRYAAVMVPVNLVSVGATLIVLWLWFRRDIPRTYPLHDLEAPHEAIRDKAVFRAALPLLASLLVAYFVTGPLGVPIALVTGAAALVLVAIAGRWARGGRGATMALTKILRGAPWQIVLFSVGMYLVVYGLGNAWLTKVASAVLEWLAAQGTFVATIGTGFAVAGLASMMNNMPATLVGALAIDGANLPAATREMMIYANVVGNDLGPKLTPIGSLATLLWLHVLAGKGQRITWGQYMKVGLILTPPVLLATLIALWIWLPLAQ, from the coding sequence ATGCTTGCCCTCGCGATATTCATCGTCACCCTTGTATTCGTCATCTGGCAGCCGCGCGGATTCGGTATCGGTTGGTCGGCACTCGCCGGCGCCGCAGTAGCGTTGGCCACCGGCGTCGTCGGGTGGGGTGACGTCGCCACGGTGTGGGGGATTGTCTGGGATGCGACGTTCACTTTCGTCGCACTCATCATCATCTCGCTCATCCTAGACGCAGCCGGCTTCTTCGAATGGGCTGCCCTGCATGTGGCCCGCTGGGGCGGCGGCAATGGCCGGAAGCTCTTCCCGCTGGTCGTCTTGCTGGGCGCTGCGATCGCGGCAGTATTCGCCAACGATGGCGCTGCACTCCTGCTGACGCCGATTGTTCTTGCCATTCTGCTGCGCTTGAACTTCCCGCCTGCAAGTGCGCTGGCGTTCACTGTGGCTTGCGGCTTCATTGCTGATACGGCCAGCCTGCCGCTCGTTGTCTCGAACTTGGTCAACATCGTCACCGCGAACTTCTTTGACGTCTCATTTGGACGCTACGCAGCGGTCATGGTGCCGGTGAATTTGGTGTCGGTCGGTGCCACGCTGATCGTCCTGTGGCTCTGGTTCCGCCGCGACATTCCGCGCACTTACCCGCTCCACGATCTTGAAGCGCCGCATGAGGCGATCCGCGACAAGGCAGTCTTTCGCGCCGCCTTGCCCCTTCTTGCATCGTTGCTCGTTGCGTACTTCGTAACCGGGCCGCTCGGCGTCCCCATCGCCTTGGTGACGGGTGCGGCTGCGCTGGTGCTGGTGGCAATTGCAGGTCGCTGGGCGAGAGGCGGCCGAGGCGCCACCATGGCCCTGACCAAGATTCTGCGCGGCGCGCCTTGGCAGATCGTGCTGTTCTCGGTTGGCATGTATCTTGTGGTTTATGGGCTTGGCAACGCCTGGCTGACAAAGGTGGCAAGTGCGGTGCTTGAGTGGCTGGCAGCGCAGGGAACCTTTGTGGCCACGATCGGTACCGGCTTCGCGGTGGCGGGTCTCGCATCGATGATGAACAACATGCCGGCAACCCTGGTGGGCGCGCTGGCCATCGACGGGGCCAATCTTCCGGCCGCCACCCGCGAAATGATGATCTATGCCAACGTCGTGGGCAACGACCTTGGCCCCAAGCTCACTCCGATTGGGTCGCTCGCGACCCTGCTGTGGCTGCACGTCCTTGCCGGCAAGGGCCAACGGATTACGTGGGGGCAGTACATGAAGGTGGGGCTGATCCTCACGCCCCCCGTCCTGTTGGCCACGCTCATCGCGCTCTGGATCTGGCTGCCGCTCGCGCAATGA
- the arsH gene encoding arsenical resistance protein ArsH — translation MIDRIAVDLPSIDATQLAPIDVDALAGPGEPRHPPRILILYGSLRERSYSRLLAEEAGRLLRWYGCEVRIFDPHDLPLPDGATPDHPKVGELRELAYWSEGMVWVSPERHGAMTGIMKAQIDWIPLADGAKRPTQGKTLAVMQVSGGSQSFNAVNQLRVLGRWMRMVTIPNQSSVAKAFQEFDEAGRMKPSAYYQRVADVCEELVKFTWLVRGRSVYLTDRYSERVESAEELSKRVNQRSI, via the coding sequence GTGATTGATCGCATTGCCGTAGATCTGCCGAGCATCGACGCAACGCAACTTGCACCGATCGACGTTGACGCACTAGCTGGGCCCGGCGAGCCAAGGCACCCACCGCGGATCCTCATCCTCTATGGATCGCTGCGGGAACGCTCTTATTCCCGGCTGCTGGCAGAAGAAGCCGGCCGACTCTTGCGCTGGTATGGCTGCGAGGTGCGAATCTTCGATCCGCATGACTTGCCACTGCCTGACGGAGCCACCCCGGATCATCCGAAGGTGGGTGAGTTGCGCGAGCTCGCGTACTGGTCCGAAGGCATGGTTTGGGTCAGCCCGGAACGCCACGGCGCCATGACCGGGATCATGAAGGCACAGATCGATTGGATTCCTCTGGCCGACGGCGCCAAGCGCCCAACACAAGGCAAAACCTTGGCGGTGATGCAGGTGTCCGGCGGCTCGCAGAGCTTCAACGCGGTAAACCAGCTGCGCGTCCTCGGCCGGTGGATGCGTATGGTCACCATCCCGAACCAGTCCTCGGTGGCCAAGGCATTCCAGGAATTTGATGAGGCCGGACGCATGAAGCCATCTGCGTACTATCAGCGAGTTGCTGACGTGTGCGAGGAGTTGGTGAAGTTCACTTGGCTCGTGCGTGGTCGCTCTGTGTATCTGACCGATCGCTATTCCGAGCGCGTTGAGAGCGCCGAAGAACTGTCCAAGCGCGTGAATCAGCGCTCCATCTAA
- the arsC gene encoding arsenate reductase (glutaredoxin) (This arsenate reductase requires both glutathione and glutaredoxin to convert arsenate to arsenite, after which the efflux transporter formed by ArsA and ArsB can extrude the arsenite from the cell, providing resistance.), which yields MTLTIYHNPACGTSRNTLEMMRQSGEDPVVIEYLQAPPTREKLVELLAAMGMSPRELLRQKGTPYAELGLDNPALTNEQLVDAMMAHPILINRPIVVSDRGVALCRPSEKVLALLDNPVSSFTKEDGEIVTAAGAST from the coding sequence ATGACGCTGACGATCTACCATAACCCGGCCTGCGGCACGTCTCGGAATACCCTTGAAATGATGCGCCAGTCTGGTGAAGACCCGGTGGTCATCGAGTACCTGCAGGCGCCGCCCACGCGCGAGAAGCTGGTCGAGCTGCTCGCCGCGATGGGCATGTCCCCTCGTGAGCTCCTGCGCCAGAAGGGAACACCGTACGCTGAGCTGGGCTTGGATAATCCCGCGCTCACCAACGAACAACTGGTGGACGCGATGATGGCGCACCCGATCCTGATCAACCGTCCCATCGTTGTTTCCGACCGGGGCGTGGCGCTGTGCCGACCGTCCGAAAAGGTGCTCGCGCTGCTCGACAACCCGGTGTCCTCCTTCACCAAGGAAGACGGCGAAATCGTGACCGCAGCCGGGGCGTCGACGTGA